Proteins encoded in a region of the Methanofollis tationis genome:
- a CDS encoding nucleotidyltransferase domain-containing protein, which yields MEALRAFAADVRSRFRVDRIVLFGSAARGSMHEGSDIDLIVIGDFSERFHRRIAALLDLTDLPVEPLCYTPAEFERLVEEKNPFILQALFEGVDL from the coding sequence ATGGAGGCCCTCCGCGCCTTTGCGGCGGATGTGCGCTCCCGGTTCAGGGTCGATCGGATCGTCCTCTTCGGCTCGGCGGCGAGGGGGTCCATGCACGAAGGGAGCGATATCGACCTGATCGTGATCGGGGATTTTTCCGAACGCTTCCACCGGCGCATCGCCGCCCTGCTCGACCTCACCGATCTCCCGGTCGAGCCCCTCTGCTATACGCCGGCGGAGTTCGAGCGCCTCGTGGAGGAGAAGAACCCGTTCATCCTCCAGGCGCTCTTTGAGGGCGTGGACCTGTAG
- a CDS encoding type II toxin-antitoxin system HicB family antitoxin: protein MSEHRLRYTVLMEQNEDGGYTVTVPSLPGCMGEGSTREEALANIEEAISGYIEVARNLGRPIPVEVSVSPNTINAV from the coding sequence TTGTCAGAGCATCGTCTGCGCTACACAGTACTCATGGAGCAGAACGAGGACGGAGGCTACACCGTAACGGTTCCATCGCTCCCCGGCTGCATGGGTGAGGGGTCCACCCGGGAAGAAGCGCTGGCAAACATCGAGGAGGCGATCTCAGGATATATTGAGGTAGCCAGAAACCTGGGACGGCCCATTCCCGTTGAGGTTTCCGTATCTCCCAATACAATCAATGCAGTATGA
- a CDS encoding HEPN domain-containing protein: MDKNIGEAQRWMMQAEKDLRSARNSLASEDFEWACFQAQQSAEKSLKAVLYGRGARRIITHSVFELLREIDDPSLLSFRRDAKHLDSVYITTRYPDSIAGGLAPCEYFEEEDAEECIRSAEYIVQAARPLLPT; the protein is encoded by the coding sequence ATGGACAAAAATATCGGGGAGGCACAGCGCTGGATGATGCAGGCGGAAAAAGATCTGCGGAGCGCACGAAACAGCCTCGCCAGCGAAGATTTCGAGTGGGCCTGCTTTCAGGCACAGCAGAGCGCCGAAAAATCGTTGAAGGCAGTGCTCTACGGGAGGGGGGCGCGAAGGATCATCACGCACTCGGTCTTCGAACTGCTCAGGGAGATCGATGATCCCTCCCTGCTCTCTTTCCGGCGCGATGCGAAGCACCTGGACAGTGTGTACATCACGACCCGGTACCCGGACAGCATCGCCGGCGGTCTCGCCCCCTGTGAATATTTCGAAGAGGAGGATGCAGAGGAATGCATCAGGTCTGCAGAGTATATCGTACAGGCAGCACGGCCCCTTCTCCCGACCTGA
- the ppk1 gene encoding polyphosphate kinase 1, which yields MAAFTPGDPALYINRELSWIEFDRRVLEEAFDRTHPLLERVKFLSIFSSNLDEFFMIRVAGLRRQIACGALEAPPDGMSPQEQMQAIRKRLVPLLQERQRCWEEELLPALEKEGIVVHRAKVLPETAQEAIRKRFFEEVFPVLTPMVIDPCHPFPAISNLSLNLAVAVRNPATGERALARVKVPTDLIPRLLRVPGMEGHHLVFIEEVVAANLDLLFVGMEVEECHAFRVTRDADMEIEEDEASDLLTAVEEGMELRRRGAPARLAVTTSMPGWIRERLAAHLGLPPIQVYTTGGPLGMADLMEIAGIDRPDLKDPPFLPAVPAEFTRGTPAIPALSGRDLLLYHPYDSFAPVVAVLREAAHDPAVLAIKQTLYRVGPNSPIVAALMEARQNGKQVTAIIELKARFDEENNIGWARALEGAGVHVVYGLTGLKVHAKVCLIVRKERDGIVRYVHLGTGNYNAQSARVYTDIGLFTTDPAIAADVSDLFNVLTGVSRKADYRKILVAPVSMRKEILARIEGEIERQRAHGDGRIIFKMNALVDRECIDALYRASEAGVQVDLQVRGICCLRPGIPGVSERITVTSIVGRFLEHARIYAFGSGEVLLGSADLMPRNLDRRVEVLFPVEDPAIRAGLLRVLAVHLEDDVKARRLRPDGSYERPETGTCNAQTWMIAHRPGGEGP from the coding sequence ATGGCGGCATTCACCCCCGGCGACCCGGCGCTGTACATCAACCGCGAGCTCTCCTGGATCGAGTTTGACCGGCGCGTCCTCGAAGAGGCCTTCGACCGCACCCACCCCCTCCTGGAACGGGTGAAGTTTCTCTCGATCTTCTCCTCGAACCTCGACGAATTCTTCATGATCCGCGTGGCCGGGCTGCGGCGGCAGATCGCCTGCGGCGCCCTCGAGGCCCCGCCCGACGGCATGAGCCCACAGGAGCAGATGCAGGCGATCCGCAAGCGCCTCGTCCCCCTCCTCCAGGAGCGGCAGCGGTGCTGGGAGGAAGAACTCCTCCCGGCCCTGGAGAAGGAGGGGATCGTCGTCCACCGGGCAAAAGTCCTCCCGGAAACGGCGCAGGAGGCGATCAGGAAACGCTTCTTCGAGGAGGTCTTTCCGGTGCTCACCCCGATGGTCATCGACCCCTGCCACCCCTTCCCGGCGATCTCGAACCTCTCCCTCAACCTCGCCGTCGCCGTCAGAAACCCGGCCACCGGCGAGCGGGCGCTCGCGCGGGTGAAGGTGCCGACCGACCTGATCCCCCGCCTCCTCAGGGTGCCCGGGATGGAGGGGCACCACCTCGTCTTCATCGAGGAGGTGGTGGCCGCAAACTTAGACCTCCTCTTCGTCGGCATGGAAGTGGAGGAGTGCCACGCCTTCAGGGTCACCCGCGACGCCGACATGGAGATCGAGGAGGACGAGGCCTCTGACCTGCTCACCGCCGTCGAGGAGGGGATGGAACTCCGCCGCCGGGGCGCACCGGCCCGCCTCGCCGTCACCACCTCGATGCCCGGGTGGATCCGGGAGCGCCTCGCCGCGCACCTCGGCCTCCCGCCGATCCAGGTCTACACCACCGGCGGCCCCCTCGGCATGGCCGACCTGATGGAGATCGCCGGGATCGACCGGCCCGACCTCAAAGACCCCCCCTTCCTCCCGGCCGTGCCGGCCGAGTTCACCCGGGGCACGCCGGCGATCCCCGCCCTTTCGGGCCGGGACCTCCTCCTCTACCACCCCTACGACAGTTTCGCCCCGGTCGTCGCCGTCCTGCGGGAGGCGGCGCACGACCCCGCGGTGCTCGCGATCAAGCAGACCCTCTACCGGGTCGGCCCCAACTCCCCGATCGTCGCCGCCCTGATGGAGGCGCGGCAGAACGGCAAGCAGGTGACCGCGATCATCGAGTTAAAGGCGCGGTTCGACGAGGAGAACAACATCGGCTGGGCCCGGGCCCTGGAAGGCGCCGGCGTCCATGTCGTCTACGGGCTCACCGGCCTCAAGGTCCATGCGAAGGTCTGCCTGATCGTACGAAAGGAGAGGGACGGGATCGTCAGGTACGTCCACCTCGGCACCGGCAACTACAACGCCCAGAGCGCCAGGGTCTACACCGACATCGGGCTCTTCACCACCGACCCGGCGATCGCCGCCGACGTCTCCGACCTCTTCAACGTCCTCACCGGCGTCTCGCGCAAGGCCGACTACCGGAAGATCCTGGTCGCCCCGGTCTCGATGCGCAAAGAGATCCTCGCACGGATCGAAGGGGAGATCGAACGGCAGCGGGCGCACGGGGACGGCCGGATCATCTTCAAGATGAACGCCCTCGTGGACCGGGAGTGCATCGACGCCCTGTACCGCGCCTCAGAGGCCGGCGTCCAGGTCGACCTGCAGGTGCGCGGCATATGCTGCCTGCGCCCGGGCATCCCGGGCGTCTCTGAGCGGATCACGGTCACCTCGATCGTCGGGCGGTTCCTGGAGCACGCCCGGATCTACGCCTTCGGCAGCGGCGAAGTCCTCCTGGGCAGCGCCGACCTGATGCCCAGAAACCTCGACCGGAGGGTGGAGGTGCTCTTCCCGGTGGAGGACCCGGCGATCAGGGCCGGGCTCCTCCGGGTCCTCGCCGTCCACCTGGAAGACGACGTCAAGGCAAGACGGCTCCGCCCGGACGGGTCGTACGAGCGGCCAGAGACCGGCACCTGCAACGCCCAGACGTGGATGATCGCCCACCGGCCGGGCGGGGAGGGGCCATGA
- the mntA gene encoding type VII toxin-antitoxin system MntA family adenylyltransferase antitoxin: MYTLTEKICETIVRVLTQNDAERIAIFGSYARGEAGPESDIDILVRFGRTKSLLQIVRIEDELKAALHRNVDLVTEKAVSPYLADAIGRDEVVIYLVG, translated from the coding sequence ATGTATACCCTGACCGAGAAGATCTGTGAGACCATCGTTCGTGTACTGACGCAGAACGATGCCGAGCGGATCGCAATATTCGGCTCCTATGCGCGGGGGGAGGCCGGCCCGGAGAGCGACATCGATATCCTGGTCAGGTTCGGCCGCACAAAAAGTCTTCTCCAGATCGTGCGGATCGAGGACGAACTCAAGGCTGCCCTCCATAGAAACGTCGATCTCGTCACGGAAAAGGCGGTCAGCCCCTATCTTGCCGATGCCATAGGTCGTGATGAAGTGGTGATTTATCTTGTGGGGTAA
- a CDS encoding type II toxin-antitoxin system HicA family toxin: MKIPRITGERAIRALKKVGFEEVGVRGSHHYLHHAGRGAIVTIPVHARKTLAPYILANS; this comes from the coding sequence ATGAAAATTCCAAGAATCACCGGGGAAAGAGCGATCAGGGCCCTGAAAAAAGTGGGTTTTGAGGAGGTTGGCGTGCGAGGAAGCCACCACTACCTCCATCATGCCGGGCGCGGTGCCATCGTCACGATTCCGGTACACGCCCGGAAGACCCTTGCTCCCTACATTCTCGCAAATTCATAA
- a CDS encoding DUF4129 domain-containing protein, protein MRGAHLLLAGLAALCIVLLAAQAASPLLWTAADAAATVAERDLSVAAKMNADKAESVMPLMQDILSQSGTIVLSVKVKDWESAQRDLERYAEMTQSMSNLVVSLDLSETDVQDFSSRSRENVEALRTLVNGTQRFEEIKELQIEYRNKDDPGKLYSIIYEGEALRDELSQAYTSYAGQKEQVADIGRKYERDTTAYEESVDGYKEIVEEVAEVQVREVSASAPVLPPPAISIFLTPEEARYGETVQVRGLLATGEDGAGVDLYVDSRLSANATTADGRYEFVYTIGRLRTGTHLVYVQSGRSVSDLAQFSVLSSPSEITLAAKANVTAGLAACTGRLTAPGRGVPGAEVAIFVDGNATAWARTAANGAYEIEVPLEPGHYAIKAVFAGEGFPLEPAESQELEVTIIDPFGLIKTALTALAAVSVGLIAGFAYLRRSRRKAPEVQPPAAEEEEAPVEEEEEIQKPPEPTGPLSPLDEAALLWERFALAAGRRFAIRNPRSKTPREVAAALAETPVADAAGAFARLYERVRYAGIACGEDEVGELRALYQAVAGG, encoded by the coding sequence ATGAGAGGGGCGCACCTCCTCCTGGCCGGGCTCGCCGCCCTCTGCATCGTCCTCCTGGCAGCCCAGGCGGCAAGCCCCCTCCTCTGGACGGCGGCGGACGCCGCCGCCACGGTGGCCGAACGCGACCTCTCGGTGGCGGCGAAGATGAACGCCGATAAGGCGGAGTCGGTGATGCCCCTGATGCAGGACATCCTCTCGCAGTCAGGGACGATCGTCCTCTCGGTGAAGGTGAAGGACTGGGAGAGCGCACAAAGAGACCTCGAACGCTACGCCGAGATGACGCAGTCGATGAGCAACCTGGTCGTCTCCCTGGACCTCTCCGAGACCGACGTCCAGGACTTCTCCAGCCGCAGCCGGGAGAACGTGGAGGCGCTGCGCACCCTGGTGAACGGGACGCAGCGCTTCGAGGAGATCAAGGAGCTCCAGATCGAGTACAGGAACAAGGACGACCCCGGCAAGCTCTACTCGATCATCTACGAGGGCGAGGCGCTCAGGGACGAACTCTCCCAGGCCTACACCTCGTACGCCGGCCAGAAAGAGCAGGTGGCCGATATCGGCCGGAAGTACGAGCGCGACACCACCGCCTACGAGGAGAGCGTGGACGGCTATAAGGAGATCGTCGAAGAGGTAGCCGAGGTCCAGGTCCGGGAGGTGAGCGCCTCTGCCCCGGTGCTCCCGCCGCCGGCGATCTCGATCTTCCTCACCCCTGAAGAGGCGCGCTACGGCGAGACGGTCCAGGTCCGCGGCCTCCTCGCCACCGGGGAGGACGGCGCCGGGGTGGACCTCTACGTCGACAGCCGCCTCTCGGCGAACGCCACCACTGCGGACGGGCGCTACGAGTTCGTCTACACGATCGGGCGGCTCCGCACCGGCACGCACCTCGTCTATGTGCAGTCCGGCAGGTCGGTCTCAGACCTGGCGCAGTTCTCGGTGCTCTCCTCGCCCTCGGAGATCACCCTCGCGGCAAAGGCGAACGTCACCGCAGGGCTCGCGGCCTGCACCGGCAGATTGACGGCCCCCGGCCGCGGCGTTCCCGGCGCCGAGGTGGCGATATTCGTCGACGGGAACGCGACGGCGTGGGCGCGGACCGCGGCGAACGGGGCGTACGAGATCGAGGTCCCCCTGGAGCCCGGGCACTATGCCATAAAGGCGGTCTTCGCCGGCGAGGGCTTCCCCCTGGAGCCCGCGGAGAGCCAGGAGCTGGAGGTGACGATCATCGACCCCTTCGGGTTGATCAAGACGGCCCTCACCGCCCTCGCCGCCGTCTCGGTCGGGCTGATCGCCGGGTTCGCGTACCTCCGCCGCAGCCGGCGGAAGGCGCCGGAGGTGCAGCCCCCGGCGGCAGAAGAAGAGGAGGCGCCGGTCGAAGAGGAGGAGGAGATCCAAAAACCCCCCGAGCCGACCGGCCCGCTCTCCCCCCTCGACGAGGCCGCCCTCCTCTGGGAGCGCTTCGCCCTCGCCGCCGGGAGGCGCTTTGCGATCAGGAACCCGCGCTCAAAGACCCCGCGCGAGGTCGCCGCCGCCCTGGCAGAGACCCCGGTCGCGGACGCCGCGGGGGCGTTCGCCCGCCTGTACGAGCGGGTGCGGTATGCCGGCATCGCCTGCGGCGAGGACGAGGTGGGGGAGCTGCGTGCCCTCTACCAGGCGGTCGCCGGGGGATAA
- a CDS encoding Ppx/GppA phosphatase family protein, which produces MNRAAVPPGGRVAAFIDLGTNSVRLLIVRLNENGSYTVLTRQKVTVRLGEGEFESGRLQPAAMERTVLACKNLMEAARGFGADETVAVATSATREAENQDEFLALMKEGAGVDLEVISGLEEARLIHLGVASGGDTGGREAIFIDIGGGSTEISVGGHHAPRHRTSLKLGAIRLPALFPPDEDGRIDLETYEAMRAYVLAAVRPALDSFGDIGTDLAFGSSGTIENLAAIAGDRSLLAYTDLCAALRRLYPMSLEERRQIPAINPGRADIIVGGGVILEVLMAGIGLPAIRISDRGVIDGLLVDYLSGFEGFLQGSPVPVRRQSVVHLMRACRADEGHAHQVARLALRLFDTGAASGVHALGEEMRELLEYAALLHDTGKIIAFRNHQHHSRYIVENAGMVGFSRRETLIIGETACFHRKKAPSEKALIAAGLDPAGAKAVRTLSALLRIAENLDRSQLGLVNDAALRGEGEGVVIEVRSQGGCDLEIWGVRDALPAVEKCLGRRVEIRVA; this is translated from the coding sequence ATGAACCGGGCGGCGGTGCCGCCGGGGGGCAGGGTCGCCGCCTTCATCGATCTCGGCACCAACTCGGTCCGCCTGCTGATCGTCAGGCTCAACGAGAACGGCTCCTACACCGTGCTCACCAGGCAGAAGGTGACCGTCCGCCTGGGCGAAGGGGAGTTTGAGAGCGGACGCCTCCAGCCTGCGGCGATGGAGCGCACCGTCCTCGCCTGCAAAAACCTCATGGAGGCGGCCCGGGGCTTCGGGGCAGACGAGACCGTGGCGGTCGCCACCTCGGCGACGCGGGAGGCGGAAAACCAGGACGAGTTCCTGGCATTGATGAAAGAGGGAGCCGGCGTGGACCTTGAGGTGATCTCAGGGCTCGAGGAGGCCCGGCTCATCCACCTCGGCGTCGCGTCCGGCGGGGATACCGGCGGGAGGGAAGCGATCTTCATCGACATCGGCGGCGGCTCGACCGAGATCTCGGTCGGCGGCCACCACGCCCCCCGCCACCGGACAAGCCTGAAACTCGGGGCGATCCGGCTCCCGGCCCTCTTCCCGCCGGATGAAGACGGCCGGATCGACCTGGAGACCTACGAGGCGATGCGGGCCTATGTGCTCGCCGCCGTCCGCCCGGCCCTCGACAGCTTCGGCGACATCGGGACCGACCTCGCCTTCGGGAGCTCGGGGACGATCGAGAACCTGGCGGCGATCGCCGGGGACCGGAGCCTCCTCGCCTACACCGACCTCTGCGCCGCCCTCAGGAGGCTCTATCCGATGAGCCTGGAAGAGCGGCGGCAGATCCCGGCGATCAACCCGGGCCGCGCCGACATCATCGTCGGCGGCGGCGTGATCCTGGAGGTGCTGATGGCCGGGATCGGCCTCCCCGCGATCAGGATCTCCGACCGCGGGGTGATCGACGGGCTGCTGGTCGATTACCTCAGCGGGTTCGAGGGGTTCCTGCAGGGCAGCCCGGTCCCGGTCCGCCGCCAGAGCGTCGTGCACCTGATGCGTGCCTGCCGCGCCGACGAGGGGCACGCCCACCAGGTGGCCCGCCTGGCCCTCCGCCTCTTCGACACCGGGGCGGCATCAGGCGTCCACGCCCTCGGCGAAGAGATGCGGGAACTGCTCGAATACGCCGCCCTCCTCCACGACACCGGAAAGATCATCGCCTTCCGCAACCACCAGCACCACTCCCGCTACATCGTCGAGAACGCCGGCATGGTCGGGTTTTCCCGGCGGGAAACCCTGATCATCGGCGAGACCGCATGCTTCCACCGCAAAAAAGCCCCGTCTGAAAAGGCGCTCATCGCCGCAGGGCTCGATCCCGCGGGGGCAAAGGCCGTGCGGACCCTCTCGGCCCTGCTGCGGATCGCAGAGAACCTGGACCGCAGCCAGCTGGGCCTCGTAAACGACGCCGCCCTGAGGGGAGAGGGGGAGGGCGTCGTCATCGAGGTCAGGAGTCAGGGCGGGTGCGACCTCGAGATCTGGGGCGTGCGCGACGCCCTGCCCGCCGTCGAGAAGTGCCTCGGCCGCAGGGTGGAGATCAGGGTCGCATGA
- a CDS encoding fibronectin type III domain-containing protein — protein MNPQIPALILILSLLIAPAAADKVVITAQIGLAITNLTVSAIGSDRAAVSWETDRNAAGWVDYGNAPGDYRHRMDGKTPGNRHQIALAGLPAGSTIYLRAGSAWMNLSAYSGEVAFSTLRSGGGGNTLSIAVPGVRPPVQTTVVETTKTAQTLAAETPAPTGGEGGEDETGTAPFLVALILGALLLAAVRWQMK, from the coding sequence ATGAACCCGCAGATCCCCGCCCTCATCCTCATCCTCTCCCTCCTCATCGCCCCGGCCGCCGCCGATAAGGTCGTCATCACGGCCCAGATCGGCCTCGCGATCACCAACCTCACCGTCTCGGCGATCGGCTCAGACCGCGCCGCGGTCTCCTGGGAGACCGACCGGAATGCCGCAGGATGGGTCGACTACGGCAATGCCCCGGGAGACTACCGGCACCGCATGGACGGAAAAACACCCGGAAACCGCCACCAAATCGCCCTCGCCGGCCTCCCTGCCGGCTCCACCATCTACCTCAGGGCGGGATCGGCGTGGATGAACCTCAGTGCATACTCAGGCGAAGTGGCGTTCTCCACCCTGAGATCAGGCGGAGGGGGCAACACACTCTCGATCGCGGTGCCGGGGGTCAGGCCGCCCGTTCAGACCACGGTCGTCGAGACCACAAAAACCGCACAGACCCTCGCGGCAGAGACACCGGCGCCCACCGGCGGGGAAGGCGGCGAGGATGAAACCGGCACCGCACCCTTCCTCGTCGCCCTCATCCTCGGCGCCCTCCTCCTCGCCGCCGTCAGGTGGCAGATGAAGTAG
- a CDS encoding glycosyltransferase: protein MPFLAESAGVAAYAGTFVSSATPGSGEPEYRGKRVAVVVPAYNEEDLIGETIESIPEYVVVFQIFCNSSEPCLLV, encoded by the coding sequence ATGCCGTTTTTGGCCGAAAGTGCGGGGGTGGCCGCGTATGCAGGTACGTTTGTCTCCTCCGCCACCCCCGGGTCTGGAGAGCCAGAGTACCGCGGGAAGCGGGTCGCCGTGGTGGTCCCGGCGTACAACGAGGAGGATCTGATCGGCGAGACGATCGAGTCGATCCCCGAGTATGTGGTAGTGTTTCAGATCTTCTGTAATTCGTCTGAGCCCTGTCTCCTTGTTTGA
- a CDS encoding ATP-binding protein, with product MDHRLRIALESQNPWWFGKAFETGVGRLSYFPEIEATMEAREVLLLFGARRTGKSTLVYQIIRSLLERGVAGEAILFMNLDEPFFFSMADDPALITGIVEDHIARHPHVERFYLCIDEIQNYSYWAQAIKTIYDTKSTVKCILTGSTSSLLQRESSRLSGRYFSCTVYPLSFEEYLRFCGVAHPTVVERRQHLEDYLKFGGFPRVVLEEQESLKIQILKNYYETIYLKDIIFPNRLRNNSDLVDLLYYLISNVGTTLSYNRIADGLQVSTDTVKEYIEYAEDAFLLYTVMKFDPSVKKQVANPKKIYALDTGLVNAVAFTFSENAGKLLENLVYIALRRKHGGIYYHKGQYECDFLVKSGRTIVQAVQVTWSLKEESTQKREIRGLVEAMDAYALDEGVIVTASESEELVVDGRAIHVVPIYEWLEA from the coding sequence ATGGATCACAGGCTCCGGATTGCTCTTGAAAGTCAAAACCCCTGGTGGTTTGGAAAAGCGTTTGAAACCGGTGTTGGGCGCCTATCGTATTTCCCCGAGATCGAGGCTACGATGGAGGCGAGGGAGGTGCTTCTTCTCTTCGGTGCCCGGAGAACCGGAAAATCCACGCTCGTATACCAGATCATCAGGTCTCTTCTCGAACGAGGGGTGGCCGGCGAGGCGATCCTTTTCATGAACCTGGATGAGCCGTTCTTCTTCTCCATGGCAGACGATCCCGCCCTGATCACCGGCATCGTCGAGGATCATATCGCCCGTCACCCCCATGTCGAGCGGTTTTATCTCTGCATCGACGAGATCCAGAATTATTCATACTGGGCCCAGGCGATCAAGACCATATATGACACAAAGAGCACGGTGAAGTGCATCCTGACCGGGTCCACATCGTCGCTGCTCCAGCGAGAGAGCAGCCGCCTTTCAGGCAGATATTTCTCCTGTACCGTCTATCCCCTTTCTTTTGAGGAATACCTCCGCTTTTGTGGGGTCGCACACCCGACCGTTGTCGAGCGCCGGCAGCATCTCGAGGACTATCTGAAATTCGGCGGGTTTCCACGGGTGGTCCTGGAAGAGCAGGAGAGCCTGAAGATCCAGATCCTCAAAAATTATTATGAGACGATCTACCTCAAGGACATCATCTTTCCAAACAGGCTGAGGAACAACAGCGACCTGGTCGATCTGCTCTATTATCTGATCTCCAATGTCGGCACCACGCTTTCCTACAACCGCATCGCCGATGGCCTTCAGGTCTCGACCGATACCGTGAAGGAATATATCGAGTATGCAGAAGACGCCTTTCTTCTGTACACCGTGATGAAATTTGATCCCTCGGTAAAAAAACAGGTTGCAAACCCGAAAAAGATCTATGCTCTCGATACGGGGCTTGTCAATGCCGTCGCCTTCACCTTTTCGGAAAACGCGGGAAAACTCCTGGAGAACCTCGTATATATCGCCCTGAGGAGAAAGCACGGCGGGATCTATTACCATAAAGGCCAGTACGAGTGCGACTTTCTGGTGAAGTCGGGCAGAACGATCGTCCAGGCCGTCCAGGTGACATGGTCTCTCAAGGAGGAGAGCACGCAAAAGAGGGAGATACGCGGGCTGGTTGAGGCGATGGATGCCTATGCCCTTGACGAAGGCGTCATTGTCACGGCGTCGGAATCTGAAGAACTGGTCGTCGACGGGAGGGCGATTCACGTTGTTCCCATCTACGAGTGGCTGGAGGCATGA
- a CDS encoding HEAT repeat domain-containing protein, with product MLITLSRFFATSSLREEGEITCMNQEKIGEEALTLALGGAEDARIRRMSSLLLGGTGDAAATGPLLAALRDPAMAVRAEAARALAAIGSPAVTALIPVLRDPDWRLRYRAAEALGLIGDRRAVGALVRALSDEKDHVRYMGARALGLIADPAAGDALARVLGDANPPARKAAAWALGEIGGHEAALRAALEGEPSGAVRRAIRDALGQG from the coding sequence ATGCTGATCACACTCTCTCGTTTTTTTGCCACAAGTAGTTTGAGGGAGGAGGGCGAGATCACCTGCATGAACCAGGAGAAGATTGGGGAGGAGGCGCTCACCCTCGCCCTCGGCGGCGCCGAAGACGCCCGGATCAGACGGATGTCCTCCCTGCTCCTCGGCGGGACCGGGGATGCGGCGGCGACCGGCCCGCTTCTTGCAGCGCTGCGCGATCCCGCTATGGCGGTCAGGGCAGAGGCCGCCCGGGCGCTGGCAGCGATCGGGTCGCCGGCGGTGACGGCGCTCATCCCGGTGCTCAGGGATCCAGACTGGCGCCTCCGCTACCGGGCGGCCGAGGCCCTCGGCCTGATCGGCGACCGGCGGGCCGTGGGGGCGCTGGTGCGTGCGCTCTCAGACGAGAAAGACCATGTCCGCTATATGGGCGCGAGGGCGCTCGGCCTGATCGCCGATCCCGCGGCCGGGGACGCCCTCGCCCGGGTGCTCGGGGATGCGAACCCGCCGGCGCGCAAAGCGGCGGCATGGGCCCTTGGCGAGATCGGCGGGCATGAGGCGGCCCTGCGGGCGGCGCTCGAGGGCGAGCCCTCGGGCGCGGTGCGCCGGGCGATCAGGGACGCCCTCGGGCAGGGGTGA